The Acidimicrobiales bacterium DNA segment ACCGGATCGGCGATGTAGAGGCCCCCGTCCCGGGCCACCGCCAACGCGGTCGGCCGAGCCGGCGCGACGGGCCCGGGCGAGGAGTCGGCCGGCCCTGGGGGCGCGATCACCTGGACCTGGGTGGTCCGCCCCCCCGAAGCCAGCACGCCGGCCACGGCCGAACCGCTGGCCACGACTACGGCCAGCGCGGCCACTCGGAGCCTCCGGCCGCGGCGGCGGCGCCAACGCCGTTCCAACTCTGCCCTCGGCGTCCTGGTGATCGGGGGGTCCTCGACCAGCCGGTGCCCCCACTGCGAGAGATCAGTCATTGCCCACCCTCTCCGGCTCCTCGCTCAGGACGTGACCCAGCCGGCGGCGGGCATCGGCCAATGTGGACGCCACCGTGCCCCGGCTGACCTTCATGGTCCGGGCCACCTCCGCCTCGGGGAGGTCGGCCACGTACCGCAGCACCACCGCAGTGCGCTGACGCAGTGGCAGCCGGCTCACGGCATCCCAGATCTCGCCGGCGGGCCCGGGCAGATCCTCGGGTGGACGGGACCGGGCCAGTAGGCGGCGCTCCAGGGCCGTCCGGCGCAGACGGCGCTTGGCGTAGTTGATGGCGACCCGGCGGACCCAGGCCTCCGGGGCCTCCATGGCACCGACCCGGGACCACCGGCCCAACGCCCGCAGGCATGCCTCGTCCACCGCCTCGGCCGCCAGCTCCAGGCTCCCGGTCAACGACACCAGGACGGCCACCAGCCGAGGGTGCGCGGACTGGTACCAGTCATCGAACTCGAGAGGGCCGCCGGCCACCACTCCCATACAAGTCACGAGCGGGGCGGAATGTTGGGCGGACGGGCATCGAGAAGCCGTCCCGC contains these protein-coding regions:
- a CDS encoding sigma-70 family RNA polymerase sigma factor; its protein translation is MGVVAGGPLEFDDWYQSAHPRLVAVLVSLTGSLELAAEAVDEACLRALGRWSRVGAMEAPEAWVRRVAINYAKRRLRRTALERRLLARSRPPEDLPGPAGEIWDAVSRLPLRQRTAVVLRYVADLPEAEVARTMKVSRGTVASTLADARRRLGHVLSEEPERVGND